A section of the Schistosoma haematobium chromosome ZW, whole genome shotgun sequence genome encodes:
- the FUT9_5 gene encoding Alpha-(1,3)-fucosyltransferase 9 (EggNog:ENOG410VD39~COG:G), translated as MKRVRRLVVLAVQLAVIVCTSYQLTKLLFQFKWEEQFGLSRNDDGSSFNELPHETYSGSVGNLNQTYYTASQMKKYENKITLGFTEKDLEELYERNSTPAAVSFLE; from the coding sequence ATGAAGCGTGTTAGGCGTCTAGTTGTACTGGCAGTTCAACTTGCAGTCATAGTATGTACAAGTTATCAACTGACAAAATTACTATTTCAATTCAAATGGGAGGAACAATTCGGCTTATCACGAAATGATGATGGTTCCTCCTTCAATGAATTACCACATGAAACGTATTCAGGTTCAGTAGGTAATTTAAATCAGACCTATTATACTGCATCACAAAtgaagaagtatgaaaataaaattacactCGGATTTACTGAGAAAGATCTTGAAGAATTATATGAAAGGAATTCTACTCCAGCTGCCGTGAGTTTCTTAGAATGA